The region CCCTAAAGGCAAAGAATGACGAGAAACTTGCAATGAAGCTTATCCTTGATAAGATCGATGTGTTACTTAATTCAAAAGATCAGAGAGAAGTAGCGCTTGGATGGTTCTATCACGGTGAATTAAATTATCGCCGCAAGGATTATATGGAGGCGTATAAATGCTACTTAAAAGCAGCGACCACCGAGGTTCATAAAGCTCTCTATTATGGTTATGCTGGCAATATGCTTATGAAACTACGTGAACAAAATCCGAATCTCCTTGGTATTGCTTCGATTTTAACTAATCGCGCTATAGAGTTAGATTTTAGTAATGCAAAATGGCATTATAACCAAGGTCTAATACTAATGGGCTTATCGAAAGTATTTGGAATTGGTGGAAGCGGACACCAAGCATTTTTAAAGGCTGCAAAAAAAGAGTTTGCATTTGCTTATGAAGCTTGCCGAATAGAACAATTAAAATTACGAGATGAAATTGAAACCATCTATAATGATGTTAGACAATTAATTTATTAAAAAATACGAGGTGTTGATACGTTTTTTGTAGCAACACCTTTTTTATATATTAGAATTTACAATCCCCAATGAAAACATGCTGGACCGAGAGGTATTTATCTGTTAGATTTATTTTTCTCATAACCTTCATATATTGTTGGTGCGCTGGCTCTGCTGCGGCGATGCCGGTGTGACTGGGATTTTTTTTGCTGAATGCATTGACTATTCGGAGTTTTTCTGCCACGATAGTAGTCAGTTAGTTTTTGTTTTTTGTTCTGATAGCTCTTTGTTTGCATGGTGCAACGAATATATATTTAAGGGTTTAGAATATGCAAGACAAACAATGGTAGAAGAAAAATTTGAGTTTTTGATGTTAAAAATCAATTATGGATTGAAGATACCGAAAATCAAGGTATAATTTTTACACTAATGAGGAGATAATTAAATGAAAAAAACAATGCCCACAAACTCCAGTGCCGCTTCTGTGTTGCAAGATGTTTTCCAAGTGGCTTATGACATCGTTGTTGAAAGTTCTTTGTTATTCAAAAACAACAACAATGCCTTACCGCTAGACGTATCAAATAATAAAGTTGCCATTTTCGGTCGAACTCAGGTAAACACAATCAAGGGTGGAAAAGGATCCAGTGATGTTAACATTGATAATGCGGAATATGTAAATATCATTGACGGTATCCGTACCAGGGGCGTAATTGATTATTTTGAACCTCTTGCCCGGCTTTATGAAACATGGGCCAAGGAAAATCCGCCTGAAATAGACAATGAAGGTGTTTTCACCAATTCGGAAATGCCGCTAGCTGCTTATCCAGACATAGTTGAGGATGCGGCCGTCTATACCGATACAGCCATTGTGATTATTGGAAGAAGCAGCGGAGAATTTCACGACCGCACAGATAGCGATTATTATTTAACGCAGGAAGAAAGGAACATGCTTCAGACCGTATCCGATAACTTTGAAAAAGTTATCGTGGTGTTAAATATCGCTTCCTTCATTGATATGCAGTGGGTGAACGACTATAATCCGGACGCTGTGCTCAATGTATGGTTGCCTGGTCATAAAGGTGGACTCCCGGTAGCAGATCTATTATCAGGTACGGTGTACCCATCCGGCAAGCTGACCGGCACTTGGGCAGTTGATATTAACGACTACCCAACCCGCAACGCTATGGTAAACGCCAATATGGAAAACGGCAACGGCACTTGGGGTCAACTTAACGTAAATCCAGTTTATGTGGAAGATATTTATGTCGGTTACCGTTACTTCGAAACCTTTGCCCCTGAAAAAGTGGCTTATGAATTTGGCTATGGCATGTCATATACTACATTTGAGCAGGAAATTATCCGCTATGATGATTCCATTGAAGGAACAATTTCTGTTGAAGTAAGAATCTCGAACACCGGCATAAATGCAGGTAAGGAAGTTGTTCAGGTGTATTTCAGTGCACCACAGGGAAAATTGGGCAAACCCGCAAAAGAGCTGATTGCTTACAAAAAAACAGATGAAATTCAGCCAGGTGAGGAGCAAAGAGTTAAATTGTCATTCGACGTTTCGCAGATGTCATCCTACGATGATTCTGGTGTTACAGGATACCCATACGCTTATGTTATGGAAGTGGGAAATTATGAGATCTATGTCGGCAATTCTGTTAAAAACGTGGAACTGGCGGGTACTTACTCATTATCTTCTAGGGACAACATTCCTGTTATGGTTGAACAGCTTTCGCAGCAGGCTGCTGTAGAAGAGAGAGATGTGTTCCAGAGACTGACCGTAGGTGAAAACGGAGAAATTGCATTTGAGACCGTTCCCACAAGAGAAATTCCATTGGAAGATATAGTATATAATGACCCACCTGAGATTTTGCAAACGGGAGATGTGGGGCTTAAATTGTCCGACGTACTTATAGACCCAAATCTGATGGACGCTTTTATTGCCCAGCTTACAGACGAAGAAATGGCTTGGCTCACCTGCGGAAATCCTTCTGTCCGCTTTCAGGATTATGGTCCTATAGCGGGTGGGTTTGGCGGTTGGAATGGTGAAGATCCATCTGGTTCCGATCTCAGTAAATATGGTGTTACTTTAACAGCGGATGGTACCATAGAGGCGGGGGTTGGCAATCAGAATGCGAAAGCTGGTCCCGATCTCACTACTTATGGAATTAATGCTGTTAAAACAGTGGATGGTCCCGCAGGTATCCGCTTCGTCGTCGTACCCTTACTGCCACCACCGACACCAAACATTCAGTTCCCAAGTGCCACTGCGGTAGCCGCTACCTTTAATATTGCTCTGATTGAGCAAGAAGGCGTAACGATTGCCAGGGAAGCCAACTCATATAATATTGATATCTGGCTTGCCCCAGGCATGAACATCCACCGTGATCCGCTCAGCGGCAGAAACTTTGAGTATTATTCCGAAGACCCACTGGTAAGCGGTATGTCTGCGGTGGCGGTAACGCAGGGCGCGCAGTCCCAGGGCATGCAGGTGATCTTAAAACACTTTGCGGCCAACAACCAGGAAATAGACCGAAAAACTTCTAATTCGATATTATCTGAAAGGGCATTGCGCGAAATTTATCTGAAAGGATTTGAAATTGCGGTTAAAAAAACCAATGCATCAGGTATTATGGCAGCCTACCCCATGATTAATGGAAGCCACGGAGCATCCAACTATGAAACTCTCACAAACATACTGCGGGGGGAATGGGGATTTGACGGTTTGGTTATGAGTGATTGGAACCCAAATTTTGACAACGGACAAGGATCTATGGTTCGTGCCCAATGCGAAGTACGCATGCCTGAAGGATATGGAGGAAACGCCAGCCAAGTTTTAGAGGCTCTTAGCAATGGCTTGTTGACCCGCGGTCAGCTGCAAAGAGGCGTTAAAAACATCCTGAATACTATGATGAGATCCAATACGTTCCGTGATGCGAACGGCTATGAACGCAACCTGATGACATATAATGATGATGACGAAAATATTCTGGGTTAGCGATTCTGGCTTTTTATTCGCTGCTAAGAGTTGTGTAGCGAGTAAATAGTGACATGCCCGAATAGTTATATTCATTTTCACATAAGAAATCGATAAGCATTCTTATAAGAATATAGATTTACGAATATTAGTAAAAAGGCAGACGAAACACTTAATTAATGTTTCTTCTGCCTTTTTTGGTGACATGCGATAGACAATGGCGGGGGGAATCTTGTAAATCAATTAAAATCTGTTATAATACAGAGAGATATTAGATACAGCTGGCACTTACATTAGTTAACTTATTATAAAAGTAGACGTAGGAGGACAAAACAAGATGAGAATCCAGTATGACGATATGGTAAAAGAATTCACGAGAGTATTAATCAAATATGGTTTTTCTGAAGAAAAGGCTAAGCTTAGTGCAAAATTGTTTGCTGATAACAGTTTGGATGGAGTGTATTCACATGGTGTTAACCGCTTTCCAAGGGTTATTTCCTATATAGAAAAAGGATATATTAAACCTGAACAGACCGCAGCGAAGACTGAAGCATTCGGATGTGTGGAACGTTGGGATGGCAATCTTGGAATGGGAAATTTGAATGCTCAGATTTGTATGGATCGTGCAATTGAGCTTTCCAGAACACATGGAATCGGCTGTATTGCCATTAAAAACACGAATCATTGGATGAGAGGCGGTGCATACGGCTGGCAGGCTGCCAATGCAGGGTGTATAGGAATTTGCTGGACAAATACGATGCCTAATATGCCTGCTTGGGGTGCTAAGGACCGACGTATTGGTAATAATCCTTTTATTGTTGCAATCCCTAGAAGTAGTGGAGCCCATGTTGTAGCAGACTGTGCGATGTCACAATTTTCATACGGTAAGGTAGAAGAATATAGATTGAACGGTAAAAAACTCCCTATTCCAGGCGGTTATGATGAAAATGATGAAATCACTAATGATCCTGCGGCAATTGAAAAAACGAGTCGTATACTGCCAATGGGATATTGGAAAGGTTCAGGATTGTCAATTGCTTTTGATTTGATAGCAACCGTCCTTTCTGGTGGTAATTCGGTTACGGAGATTGGTAAGCTTGGGGAAGATGAATTTGCGATTTCCCAGGTAATGATTGCAATAGATCCATCACATTTTAATGATGTTGCTTTAACAGACGAACTTATAAATAATGTTCTGGACGATATCAAAGCTTCTGTTCCTGTTAAGGAAAATGGTTCAATTTATTATCCGGGTGAGAGTTCTCTCAATACAAGAATTGAAAATACGGAACATGGAATACCTGTACAGGAAGAGATTTGGGAAAAAATCCTGTTGATGTAAGAAATTTGGATAAATATAGTTGATATAATGGATTTGGAAAAAATCAGGTCGATGTAAAAGATTTGGCAAAAATCAAGTTGATGCAATAGAAAACCGTTATAAGAGTTCAATTGCAGGTATCTGGAAACAATAGGAGTAAATTGTTTTTGGATACCTGTTTCTATATAGTTCTCTTTTTGAGATAGCTGTGAGTTAATCCTTTTTAGTCATAATAAGTTTAATATCTTTAGTGATAACAAATTAAATGTATAATTGTTATAGCAAATTAATGTATATATACGCAATCCAAATTTAATGTATAATTAACGCAAATAAAATTAATGAATCATAGATACAAATAAAATTAAATGTATAATTTGACATAAAGTATTTACAATAGTATAATGTTGATAGAAAAGAAAAAGGTGGTATAAGAGAACATGAATATATAGTGACTGAACAAAGTAATTGGTAGATGAAGAGTAACTTTGCCGAGTAGTATAGGTAAAGTCTATTTATGTTTCCATTTCGTTTAGTCATGAGACATTCTATTGGTATCGGAAGATACTGGAATAGTCATGTTCAGAATATCACTTGGTATAACCATATTCATTTGAGATGGTTATATTTAAGAAACGATGTTTTAGATCCGTTCTGAACGAAGTGGTGTTTAGGAGGGATTTTTTTTATGCTATTATATGGACAGAATATAAAAAAAGAGTATGGCATACAAAGTGTGTTAGATATAAGTAAACTTGCAATTGAAGATGGAGATCGTATTGGTCTAGTTGGAAGAAATGGTGTTGGCAAAAGTACCTTATTTGGTATATTAAGTGGAAGAATCGACTGTGATGAGGGAGTTATAAAGAGAGATTGCGAAATCGCTGAAATATTACAAAGCGGTGAGACCGATGGTGATGCAGAAGGTAGTCTACGAAGTAGATTTAAGTTAAAAGATAGTGCGGTAAAAAGTGGTGGAGAAAAAACAAGGCTTGCAATAGCGTCTGCTTTCTCAAAACATGCACCATTGCTATTTGCAGATGAGCCTACTACCAATTTAGATGTAAAAGGAATTGAACTCCTAGAGAAGATGCTATGTGGATATCGTGGTGCAGTTGTTCTAATTTCGCATGATAGAGAGTTATTAGACAAAGTGTGCAATCAAATTTGGGAGCTAGAA is a window of Lachnoclostridium phytofermentans ISDg DNA encoding:
- a CDS encoding glycoside hydrolase family 3 protein, whose protein sequence is MKKTMPTNSSAASVLQDVFQVAYDIVVESSLLFKNNNNALPLDVSNNKVAIFGRTQVNTIKGGKGSSDVNIDNAEYVNIIDGIRTRGVIDYFEPLARLYETWAKENPPEIDNEGVFTNSEMPLAAYPDIVEDAAVYTDTAIVIIGRSSGEFHDRTDSDYYLTQEERNMLQTVSDNFEKVIVVLNIASFIDMQWVNDYNPDAVLNVWLPGHKGGLPVADLLSGTVYPSGKLTGTWAVDINDYPTRNAMVNANMENGNGTWGQLNVNPVYVEDIYVGYRYFETFAPEKVAYEFGYGMSYTTFEQEIIRYDDSIEGTISVEVRISNTGINAGKEVVQVYFSAPQGKLGKPAKELIAYKKTDEIQPGEEQRVKLSFDVSQMSSYDDSGVTGYPYAYVMEVGNYEIYVGNSVKNVELAGTYSLSSRDNIPVMVEQLSQQAAVEERDVFQRLTVGENGEIAFETVPTREIPLEDIVYNDPPEILQTGDVGLKLSDVLIDPNLMDAFIAQLTDEEMAWLTCGNPSVRFQDYGPIAGGFGGWNGEDPSGSDLSKYGVTLTADGTIEAGVGNQNAKAGPDLTTYGINAVKTVDGPAGIRFVVVPLLPPPTPNIQFPSATAVAATFNIALIEQEGVTIAREANSYNIDIWLAPGMNIHRDPLSGRNFEYYSEDPLVSGMSAVAVTQGAQSQGMQVILKHFAANNQEIDRKTSNSILSERALREIYLKGFEIAVKKTNASGIMAAYPMINGSHGASNYETLTNILRGEWGFDGLVMSDWNPNFDNGQGSMVRAQCEVRMPEGYGGNASQVLEALSNGLLTRGQLQRGVKNILNTMMRSNTFRDANGYERNLMTYNDDDENILG
- the yiaK gene encoding 3-dehydro-L-gulonate 2-dehydrogenase is translated as MRIQYDDMVKEFTRVLIKYGFSEEKAKLSAKLFADNSLDGVYSHGVNRFPRVISYIEKGYIKPEQTAAKTEAFGCVERWDGNLGMGNLNAQICMDRAIELSRTHGIGCIAIKNTNHWMRGGAYGWQAANAGCIGICWTNTMPNMPAWGAKDRRIGNNPFIVAIPRSSGAHVVADCAMSQFSYGKVEEYRLNGKKLPIPGGYDENDEITNDPAAIEKTSRILPMGYWKGSGLSIAFDLIATVLSGGNSVTEIGKLGEDEFAISQVMIAIDPSHFNDVALTDELINNVLDDIKASVPVKENGSIYYPGESSLNTRIENTEHGIPVQEEIWEKILLM